A segment of the Saccopteryx leptura isolate mSacLep1 chromosome 11, mSacLep1_pri_phased_curated, whole genome shotgun sequence genome:
AAAGAGCACGTGTACTGTTCTGTGCTCCTGCTTTAAACAGTTGTGCGGTGAGTTAGAAACGAGAGTGACAGTTACAAAGTGAAACCAGAATCGAGCACTGATGTAATCTCTCAGGTGACTCTAGCCTCGTTTGGGTGGCAGATGTCTCATCAAGTTTTGAGAATGTTTTAGAACAGCCAAAGGATTTTCAGCTGAAGGCTTTAGGTATAAAAGTAATGATGATTTGACCATATTTCAATGTTAAAATATTGAGTATTCTAGGCTATGCTATTTTGATCTTATCACAAAAAATGGTAAGTTAGATACTGACCATGTAATCACAAAGTATTAGGCTCTGCGCAAACCttaagaagacaaaaattacTGACTTACTTTCCAGGGTGTATgtagtgtatatatattaatttaatatttaatataacattttgagttcctttttcttcctcttatttttctttcttcttttacaagtgagaggaggggagttagagagaTAGATACCTGCATGCTCCCCGACCAGattccaccaggcaaccccatcaGGGATAATACTCgagcactgagctatttttagggcctgaggacaacacactcagaccaacagacctatcctcagtgtcccgggttgatgcactcaaatcaatcaagccatggctatgggaaaggaagagagagagaagggagagggggaggggtggagaagcagatggtcgcctctcccatgtgccctgactgggaatcaaacccaggacatccccacactgtgctgacactctaccactgagccaaacatcCAAGGCCACATTTTGGATTCTTACCCTGAAAATATTCATTGAGGACCTACTGTTTtcataacattaagaatataaagtatataaaagatGACCCTGGTTGTAACTCTATCAGTTGATGGTGAAGCATGGAAGGGAAAAACAGCCAGGAAAACTGGTGAGACTAGGGAATGAACTAAGCAAACCTATAGTTAATGTCAATTCCAAAAAGAAACAACATGGTGGatgatgggaaaaaaatataatcaccaGAAAGTGTTACTTAAATCCTATCTGTGACTATTTCATTGGCTATTACTCCCTAAGCAAGCTTGAATAATAGAGGTAATATGGATGACCTAATTTTAACGGGAAAGATTCTCATGTTTTATGACAAAGTGTGATGCTGACTTGATtggagaaatttatattttaattgtttaaagaaagaattcatttatttctattttattaagttttttttttccagaaagaatgTTAAATTCAGTCAGCTGCTTTTGTGGAATGATCACATGGgttttctcctttaatctatTAATATAGTCATATCACTATGTTTGTTAATATCAAACCACCCTTGTACTCTTAGAAAAAACCCTtattgaacaaaaatattcttttaatgtgttaCTAGAGTATGtgggctaatattttatttaagtttcaGGAAACATCAATACTTAAATTTATCCCAGCAGTAGTACTATGAGTCCAGCCAGTTGGGTTGTTTGGAGTGGGTCTTTAGTCAGTAAGTTGGAACATAGGAACATGGTTCAAGCTCCTACTGAAGAAACTGGTTCAAGATAGTTGAAGAGAACTTCTGTTTCTGGGAAGATCCAGTAGAGACTTTTTTGTATTCCTCCCACTAAATGCAACCCCAAACCCTGGACATtacatagaaaacaaatataagaagacaGACCAGCTAGGGCCTTGGGACCCAAGAAGAAGACACGATGGTGAGTTCCTTGGGTTTTCCTTTGCCTCATGTATTCCAGGCTGGGAATCGAAGGAGCCaccaacctggaaatactgacaGTGCCGACAAAAGAAGACTTAACAAGGGTCTGCTCTCTCTGGCCAAAGGACCAGGAAAGGGGCCGTCTGGCAAGACGTAAAACTTTTAGATAATCACTCTATTCCAGTTAacaccaaattaaaaaatggcccCACCCCACCCGTGCCAGCAAAGGCTGAATTGGGAGTCTGTATTTCCACCCCCACAGGCTGTAATAAAGTGCTGGAGTGGTGTCAGAAAGGTCCAGTGGAGAGCTAGGACTTTCATGCCCATAGGCCGGCATTGTCATTTCCCTGCAGCGCCAGTGGAGACCACACGGCAAGCCTGAGTTTCCACCTGGCAGTAGCATGGCACCCCAGTGCCTTCCCACTGAAGTAGGGTCAGAAGAGGCCTCATGGATAGTCAGGACTGTCACCATCATCCAACAGGAATGAGGCCATGCCCACCACAGTGTCAGAGATGACAGGGGAAACTCTCACATGGTGTCTCCCTTTGAGGATCAACAAAGGTCACATGAAGAGACAAGTGGAGGCAGAATTCACCTGGTAGTAACGAGGCAGCAGCACCCCCTTCTCCTGTCAGACTGGAGTAAAAAACAAACGAGCGAGCAAAAGAATAGctgtcagagccattctagtgcctgaggcagaggccatggaaccatcctcagcaccccggccaactttgctccaatggagccttggctgcaggaggggaagagagagatagagaggaaggagggggtggggaggggtgaagaagcagatgggcgcttctcctgtatgtcctggctgagaatcaaacccaggacttctacatgccaggccgatgctctgctgttgagccaaccagccagggctagaattaactgacaaagattttaaagcagccaTGATAAAAATGCTTCAATGAGCAATTATAAATatgcttaaaacaaataaaaaaatagaggccctggccagttggctcagtagtagagtgtcagcccagcctgtggatggtCCAGGTCCGATTCCTGGTCAGTgtacagagaagtgaccatctacttctctaccccttcctctccttctccttctccctcttctctctcactttcttctcctcctgcagccatagcttgattggttcaagcacatcagccctgggtgctaaggatggctctgtggagcctccacctcaggtgctaaaaatagctcgcttgcaagcatggccccagatgggtagagcattggctccagataaaggtggccaggtggatcccagtcggggctcatgcaggagtctctctctctatctcccctcctctcacttggaaaaagaagaaaagaaaaacagaaaggctcaataaagaaatataaagactcagcaaagaaacagaagatacaTACAAGcaccaaaattttaaaactgaaaaatacaataactaaaacaaaatagCTTAGTAGATAGGCTCTATAGCAGAATACAGGGTACAGAAGACAATTAAAGAACTGGAAGATGAAACAAATTGTCCAATCTgaacaacagaaataaaacagactgaaaaaaataaaacaaaacagaaccttAGGGAACTAAGGGACTGTCACAAAAAAATCCTATCATTTATATCAGTAAGGTCCaagaagcagaggagaaaaagGGCAAGATTAAAAAAGTACTGAAAGACTCATCATAATTAAACCTCTGAGCCTAAAGGCAAAGATTATAAGAAGTAGCCAGAGAAAATTATCTTAACTATAGGAGAAAAACAATTAGAATGACAATGGATTTGCCATCTGAAACCTTGGAGGCCAGAAGAAAGTggcacaatatttttaaaattctgaaagaaaagaactttCAACTCAGAATCCTACATCTGGTGAAAATATCCTTCAGGCATGAAGGAAAGTCAAGACATTCTCAAATGAAGAAAACGTAAGAGAACTTATCACCAGCAGActtaccctaaaaaaaaaaaaaaaaaaagcaaaggaagttTCCTAAACAGACAGGAAATTATGAAAGAAGGAAGAACATGATAAGCAAAAACATGGGTAAACATAATAGATTTTCCTTCTCTTAAGTTTTCTAAATTGTTTGATGattgaagcaaaaattataacacTGATGTGGTTTTAAACGTATTAGAGGAAATATTAAAGACACATTATAAGTAGAGAAGAGTTAGGCATGCCAAGGGAGGTAAGGTATCTGTACTTGAACTAGTAAAATGATAAACACCTATAGACTGTGataagttatgtatatataatgcaaTAGCAAGAGCTATAAGTACAAAAGTTATATGAAGATATACCTTTAAAAAACtatccatgcctgacctgtggtagtgcagtggataaaatatcaacctggaggccctggccggttggctcagcggtagagcgtcgacctggcattcgggggacccgggttcgattcccggccagggcacataggagaagcgcccatttgcttctccacccccccccccttcctctctgtctctctcttcccctcctgcagccgaggctccattggagcaaagatggcccgggcgctggggatggctccttggcctctgccccaggcgctagagtggctctggtcacaaaagagcgacgccctggaggggcagagcattgccccctggtgggcagagcgtcgcccctggtgggtgtgctgggtggatcccggtcgggtgcatgcaggagtctgtctgactgtctctccctgtttctagcttcagaaagaaaaaaaaaaatcaacctagaatgctgaggttgcaggtttgaaaccccaggcttaccggttaaggcacatacgagaaccaACTACTACAACTActgtgaattgatacttcttgcttctcctccttctctcccattttttctctcttctttctctcaaatcaatatataaaatctttaaaaaaaaaactatccatatatcaaaaatgaaattctaaaaactgcaggcaagagaaaaaggcaggaaaaagaaaaaggaaatgcaaaatagagagaacaaatagaaaataaaaaataaaatagcagacTTAAGCCCTAACATCAATAATTACATTGAATATAATGGTATAAATACACCAATCAACAGACAGCTTGGCCAAGTATATTGAAAACATGACACAACTATATGCTGTCTGTAAAAAACACACTTCAAATATATAGGTTGGTTTAAAGGATTGGAAAAAAGATTTATCATGTAAACATGAATAGAaggaaatcaggccctggccagttggctcagaggtagagtgttggtctggcatgtgaaagtcccagtttctattcctggtcagggcacacagaagtgctcatctgcccccttctctctctgtgtctctctctccccctcctgtagtcatgctcatttgagcaagttggcctgggcactgaggatggcaccttggcctcacctcaggcgctaaaatagcttggttgctgaccaacagagcaatggccccagatgggcagagcatcgccccctagtgggcttgccatgtggatactggtcggggcacgtgcaggagtttgtctctctgcctccatgcctcacacttaataataaaaatataaaaaagaaaaaaaatcaggcctggctcgtggtgacgcagtggattaaacatcaacctggaatgctgaagttgccagtttgaagccccaggcttgcccagtcaaggcacatacagcaacttctatgagttgatgcttcctgctcacacCCCACCTTTCTTtcatgctctctcctctctctaaaatcaataaataaaccctgaagaaggaagaaaaaaagaaagaaatcaagagtagctatacagggtggggcaaaagtaggtttacaattgatTAAAGAGTTTTATAGCTTTAACTCTTATGTTTATGTATTTGGtcctttttgagttaatttttaaatacagtatgAGTTAAGGACCCAACTTCATTTGTTTGCATGTGAATATCTAGTTTTTGCAGCACCACTTGTTGAAAAtaatgtcttttctccattgaatggtcttggcaccttcataaaaaatcaaatgcctaCATATGTAAGTTTAGTGCTAGGCTATTCATTCCATTGGTGTATGTAGTTGTCAAGTCTGTGCCacattgttttattactgtagctttgtagtacaTTTTGAAATAAGGAAGTGTGAGTTCCCCAACTCTGGCCTCCTTTTTCATGATTCTTTTGGCTGAATAGGGTCCCAtgagattccatatgaattttaggatgagTTTTTCTGCTTCTACAAAAGCACAATTGGGATTTTGAGAGAGGGATTACATTGAAATtgatcactttgggtaatattattatgataaaaatatgatgtcttttcatttatttatatcttatttcatttctgccagcaatgttttataattttcagtataCAAGTCtattatctccttggttaaatttattcctaactacttttttttttataataatataaatagaattgtttttaaaatttttattttagattgctTTTGAtagtgtatagaaacacaactgttttttgtatgttgattttgtatttgtCAACTTTGCTCTTGCTTTTTGGTGTAATGTGGTATCTTTTACCATATAaggtcatgtcatctgcagatgAAAATAACTTCACTTCCTCCTTTctaattttgatgccttttactttattttttcttgtctaattgctctggctaaaatttcCAGTAGTATGTTGACTAGAAGTGACAAAAGCACCCTTTCCTTATTCCTGACCTTAAgggaaaagctttcagtctttcaacattgagtatgatgttagctgtgagtTTTTCTTATGTaacttttatcatattgaggAAGTTCCCTTATTActatgaattttgtcaaatgctttttttccccatcaATTGATTTGATCTATGTGGGTTTTCCTCctttcattctattaatgtggtcaattataatttttatgttactCATCCTTGCATTCTGGAAATAATCCCACTTTGTCAAggtgtataatccttttaatatgctgctgaattcagtttgctagtattttgttaaggaCTTCGGCATCAATATTCAcaaaagatattggtctgtagttttctttttcttgtagtgtctttgtctgactttggTGTGAGGGCAATGCTGGCTTCATAGATTGACTTAGGAGGTGATCCCTCCTATTCAacatttttttggaagagtttgtggAGAACTGGTAttaattcttccttaaatgtttggtagacttcaccaatgaagccatctggtccctGGCTTTTCTTTGCTGGGTGGTTCTTTTGATTACTAATTCAGTCTATTTACTAGCTGTAGGTCTGTTCTgactttttacttctttctgaGTATGTTTTGGTTGATCAtgtttttctaggaatttgtctagGTTATACAATTTGTTGGCATAAAATTGTtcatattattgttttatatctgTAAAATCGGTAGTAAtgttcccatttttattttcataatttgagatttaaataatttgaatttttaaaaaaaatttattgtgttggtaTGGTTTCAAGTGCTTGACTCAATATAACGCCCTCTACACATTGCATGGTGTCCCTCAATGCCCCCTTCAAAATCTCTTTCCACTCccatcttcctctcttttttccccttctcctacttcttcccccacccttttccctctggctattgctactctGTTTCCTTAATGTAGCTAGCTGaaggtttttcaattttattgaccttttcaaagGATCAACTTTTGGTTTTGTTAACTTTCACCACTGTTTCTtagtctccatttcatttatctctgctctaatctttaatatttccttctttctgctaGCTCTGGGATtagtttgctgttttttttttttttgtttttttttttcatttttctgaagctggaaacagggagagacagtcagacagactcccgtatgcgcccgaccgggatccacccggcacgcccaccatggggcggcgctctgcccaccagggggcgatgctctgcccatcctgggcgtcgccatattgcgaccagagccactccagcgcctggggcagaggccgaggagccatccccagcgcccgggccatcctcgctccaatggagccttggctgcgggaggggaagagagagacagagaggaaagcgcggcggaggggtggagaagcaaatgggcgcttctcctgtgtgccctggccgggaatcgaacccgggtcctccgcacgctaggccgacgctctaccgctgagccaaccggccagggccagtttgctGTTTTTATAGTTCCTTAAGTTCTAAAGTTACTGATTTGaaatctttcttctcttttaatgtAAGCCTTTACAGCTATAAATTTCTTTCTGAGTACTGCTTTTACTGTATCCCATCTCTTTTAGTATATTGTGTTTCCTTCACTTCTGAGTATTTTCCAACTTTCGTGTGATTTCTTCTCTGATCCATTGGTTGTTTTAAGAGtgtttaatttacatatatttgtaaaattttcaagttttctttctgCTATTGATTTCAATTCATTATGACTTCACTTGTTTtctggcctaacatatggtctatcctagacaaCGTTCTGTATATGTTATTGATTGGAGTGTTCTATATGTGTCTGTTATGTCTAATTGGTTTATGGAGTTGCTCATGTCTGCCCTCTATTTCTTTATAGATCTTCTGTCTCATTGTTCTATCCATTACTGAAAGTGGGGTAGTAAAGTCTCTGAATCAGTTTGCTAGGTCTGCTGTGACAAGTACCACAAACGGAGGAGGGCTcaaacaacaaatttattttctcagttctggaggcaggAAGTCCAGGTGTCAAGAGGGCCATGCTCTCTCTCATAGCTCTAGGGGAAAAAATGTCTTCCTTGCCTCCTCTAGTTTTTGTAGTTTGCCAGAAATCCTGGGCATTCATTGGCTTGCAGACATATGACTCCAGTTTCTGTCTCCATCATCACATGACATTCTCCCTATGTGTCTCTGAGtatctgttttctcttcttataaggatacaAGTCATTGTGCTGGGACccaccctaatccaatatgacctcatcttaactaattatatcttcCAACAccccatttccaaataaggtcagtTAAAGATACCAGGGGTTAGATTTTAACATACCTTTTTGAGAGTCACAATGAAACCCATAACAAGTAGAATCTTACAATtggggtggctttttttttttatacatttaaacaTCTCTGAAATTTAGATCTATTTTACAGTCAATGGTATTTTCGATTCCATGAGCCTTAGCAACCGATTTCACAGTGTGATAATTGTTATGAAGAAAATAGAGATTGAAACTGGCAGGGCAAGTGTGTGGGAATGTGATTTGAGGTTGAGTGGTCAGGGAAGGTTTCCTTCTGCAGCTGACAGTTAAGTAGAGagtggtgaataagaaagagCCCACCATGCAAAACCTGGAGCAAGAGTATTTCAACCAGAGGGAACAGTAAGTGGGAAAGCCTtgaattgggccctggctggttggcttagtggtagagcatcgactcggtgtatgaaagtcctgggttcaatacaggagaaatgatcatctgtttctccatccctctcgcccttttctctctttcttcccttcccgcagccatggcttgattggtttgagtacatCAGCCCTGAGTagtgaggatagctccatggagcctccacctcaggtgctaaaaatagcttgtttgtgagcatggccctagacgggcagagcattggccccagatgggggttgctgggtggatcctggtcagggcgcaagcaggagtctctccctctatttcccctcctctcacttagaaaagaaggggggggaagCTTTGAACGGGAAACAAGTTTGTTATGTAAAAAACCCAGTGTAGCTGGAGCATagtaaggagaaaaagagaaagcaatgaagTAAGTGGGGACCTAATAAGCATTTCTGAAAGTAGAGTGttcttagaaataaaactatccccagaagtattttaaaactcCCACATTTTACAAGGTAGTGCTGTAAGTGTCTAAATCCTTACTAATTTCTATAATGCTATCGATTCTTAATTCTGATCCTTTTGATCTCAGTTTGTGAACATGTTCTTGTCGGGTTCAGTGTTTTGGAAACTCATCTAACTCTTCTATGAATTATTTGAAATCTTACTATTTTCCAGAAAATAACTTCTCAGccttatgaatataaaatatctcaCTGCCATTGCTTCACTAAAAACAATCTCTTATTTCTCTTGAAGATTCAAGCAAAGTATTCAGTTCCTGAGCAAAACCCCAGACTAAAAGCAGGCATTTATTCTAATGTATCAAACAGGTGAGTATAATTTTACCCATCTAAGTGTTGTCTAATTGTATCTGGGAGGCATGTCTCATGTTTGTAACTCTTTGTGGTGCTGGGGAAAAGATATGGAAGAGGCCTTTTGGGGCTATGATATCATTAtggctttatttttgtttcagcaTAAAAGAAGCAAAATCGATGAACCAACAGAGCAAACAAAGGATAAGGGTGAAAAACGCAGAAGCGGCTTCCTTTGACCTTAGGACTTCTGAAATAAGTGAAAAGGAAGAGTTAGCTTTGCACCCAGCTAAACAGAACAGTTCTTTTGAGTTTCTGGAGCTAAATTGTGGTTGTAACAAAAATGCTGACACAACCATGAAATGGGAGACAAAGGCATTTCCAATAGCTGGGGAACCTCTTCAGAAGCATCAAAGTTTGGACTTCAGCTCTATTTTCTTTGGAGCGTGTCCTAATTCTCAACCTGTAAATGCGGCAGGAAGCTACTTCCATTCAAAGGGGCAAATAACGCGGACCAAATCAACTCCCTTTGAATTGATACAACAGAGAGACACCAATGAGTTGGACgccaaagaaaaattttcttatttgGAATCTCAACCAAATAATTCTTGTCTGCAGCAGGCTCAAAAAGTGAAGCACGTTTCTTCAGCAGAACTGAATTATTCACTGTCATATGACTCGAAGCACCAAATGTGTACTGCCTCTAATGCAAAGCAGTACGACTCTAGTGCTTTTAATGCACACTCTTACATGTCTCTAGCAGAAGATCCTTATTTTCCACCATTGTCTCCAAGTAGTACTGGTTCTAAGATGTCTCTTGATTTGCCTGAGAAACAAGATAGAGCTGTGTCACCTTGTTCTCTGTTGCCGACATCCTCTGCAACCCTAGTTTCCCCTTATTACAATTCACATGATTCTTTAGCACTGAATCCTTCAGCCGGCTTTCCCCTCACACTGAGCCAAGAGACAGCAGTCGTtggtaagttgttttttaaaagtttctatggCATTTTAGATTTTGCTTTGTTTCTATAGAAGGTTCGGTTTCTTCACATCTTCCCTCTTGtccttctctgcttccttctcctcctcagaaATAAATTCCAGGAGTGTTTTAATGATGTGATAAGTTGAAAATTGCAAAAACAAACGTAACATTCCACAATCTATATGATCTATGATCCCTCATCTATGCCAACAGGAGTGCTTCTAAAGAAGGCAATTCTCATTCCTAGAAATGTATGTCAAAGATCCACAGTTTACCTTTAAGCAACATTACATTACAGAGGCAACTTCCAAAATCCCATAAGAAAAGATTTGGTCAACAGCACCACATGGCCACACAgaattgtttttttccccagagtGAGAAGCAAGTaggtagagagacaaactcccacatgcacccaactgggatccaccctgcaagcccactagggggtgatgctctgcccatctggggcattgatccgttgtaactggagccattctagcacctgaggcggaggccatggagccatcctcagcacctgggccaactttgctccaacagagccttggcagtgggaggggaagagagagatagaaagaaaggagagggggaagagtgaagaagcagatgggtgcttttcctgtgtgccccggcgaggaattgaacccgggtcttccacatATCCAAGCACATGgcttgagccaactggccagggcccaccatgCAGAATTTTGATTGTACAACCATGTGGCTTTGCTGAGTTGGAGAGATTGCTAAGAATTGTATTGCCTTCCTGAGGCAGTTGGAGGAGGAGGACCTGGTTTCCTCCTGATCTTTTCTAATAATTTAGTAGATGAGAATGTGTGTTTCATATTCTGTGtggaattttaattatatgtaCACCTTTACTTCCATACTTTACTTGATAATTCTAGATTTTTGCATATCATGCATATTGTTTCACTGAGTGGTTTGATATTAGAAGTAAATATCCTGTTAGAGATGATTATAATAGTCTGAtgtagaagaagagagaaggaaagcagaGAGTAAGTTTAACCTTCTTAGGTATATTATTAGAAATTTGTAAAGATTATTCTATCTGAATAGGGAATAGAAAGAGCTTTCACTCTGTAATATTATTGTACAGTTTAATAGATGTGTAGCTCTGTTACAAAAAGATTTTATCTGAATCTATCAGTTCCTTCTTTTAttagattattttatatactttgatactattttataatttaaaggagttttatttttctagatgcCTGTAAGACCTTAAAATTCTCCAAGCATCAACATTAAAAGTAAATCATTATCTTCAGGGATTGTAGCAACATTGACATGTGTGCCATCTGGTGGCAGTTTCTTATAATagcatttaatttttctgtaaaattctaaatatttctatagaaatatagaaaagctGGTTACAAcatagttttgtaagaaacaaaatatgtacatattctTCATTCTTTAAGAATGAATAAGAGATACTAAAACCTTTATGATTTTCCTAGTCTGTAACTGAATCTTTGGCATGTCAAAGTGCCTTTATAATGCTGTTTTATATTCTATGTGAAACAAAGAGTTAtgtaatttaaattaatataatattttatattattttaactgATACTCAGTGATTTAATCAAAATACTTTTGggcttttaaaagaaacaatgtaTTTTGAGAAAGCAAGAACCTCCTGGGTCTGCAACttaagatgagagaatttattttgcttttccccTGAGTGACCAGGTACTAGCCTAAATATTGCTCTGGGGGATTTACATCAAGATtagaatgtgcctgaccaggcggtggcgcagtggatagagcatcggactgggatgtggaggacccaggttcgagaccccaaggtcgccagcttgagcgcaggctcatctggtttgagcaaagctcactagcttggacccaaggtcgctggcttgagcaaagggttacacggtctgctgtagccccacggtaaaggcacatatggtaggGCAATTGATGAATGGCtggggtgtcgcaatgaaaaactgatggttgatgcttctcgtctttctctgttcttgtctgtctgtccctctctctgactctctctgtaaagaaaaaaaaagattagaatgtAAGACTTTTCTTtggattttcttaattaaaaattgtaattatatTTCTGACATATTTGGATAGCAACTTCTCCAAGAATAGATGACGAAGTCCCCCCTCCACTTCCCAAACGGACACCTGAATCTTTTATTGTGATAGAGGAAGCTGGTGAGTACAGCTCAGTAAGTGTAATATAAAGTGTGGATAAAGTGTGGATGAACTGGATTACTTCTCAAGTCCTTTCAGTGTTCTGTGTGTAACTGCAGAGtaacatttgctttttaaaataaacatgactCTCCTCAGACTTAGACCATATTTATTTTCTCCCAGGAGAAGTCCCATTGAATGTTCCCAAATCTTTACCTTCAGCTCCAGTGACAAAAGTTGGAACATCACAAGAATGGAGTGGAACATCTACATTACACAAACCTGATGACTCGGTGAGACTCAGGCCAACCAAGGTCTGTAACTTTTTTTCCCGACTCTACTCATATGGATTCAAAAGACTACAGTCCTACTCCTTGTATTTTTAACACCTATCTCTCAATAAG
Coding sequences within it:
- the PTPN22 gene encoding tyrosine-protein phosphatase non-receptor type 22 isoform X6, which translates into the protein MIWEYSVLIIVMACMEFEMGKKKCERYWAEPGEPPLQLGPFSISCGAENRKSDYIIRTLKVKFNSETRTIYQFHYKNWPDHDVPSSIDPILELIWDVRCYQEDDSVPICIHCSAGCGRTGVICAIDYTWMLLKDGIIPENFSVFSLIQEMRTQRPSLVQTQEQYELVYQAVSELFRRQMDVIRGRHSGTEIQAKYSVPEQNPRLKAGIYSNVSNSIKEAKSMNQQSKQRIRVKNAEAASFDLRTSEISEKEELALHPAKQNSSFEFLELNCGCNKNADTTMKWETKAFPIAGEPLQKHQSLDFSSIFFGACPNSQPVNAAGSYFHSKGQITRTKSTPFELIQQRDTNELDAKEKFSYLESQPNNSCLQQAQKVKHVSSAELNYSLSYDSKHQMCTASNAKQYDSSAFNAHSYMSLAEDPYFPPLSPSSTGSKMSLDLPEKQDRAVSPCSLLPTSSATLVSPYYNSHDSLALNPSAGFPLTLSQETAVVATSPRIDDEVPPPLPKRTPESFIVIEEAGEVPLNVPKSLPSAPVTKVGTSQEWSGTSTLHKPDDSVRLRPTKSVRLRSPKSDLHEDRSSSPPPPLPERTRESFFLADEDYMQAQPTETYSTGCPNTVENSTSSKQTLKAVGKCFTRSKSLKILRNMKKSLCNSSSSNKPADSAQSSNSSPSLNFGFANRFPKPKGPRNPPASWNI